The Oryzias latipes chromosome 4, ASM223467v1 genome includes a window with the following:
- the LOC101174904 gene encoding GRAM domain-containing protein 2B, with translation MLENKRERLKTFLRKIDEKAIVRIKHFMRESNYPVESSGGGLPAKAKISKSSQSNASIKKVEARKALSLEAAQLEIQQQHKALTRQVAVRSQTFDVDSKSFEKPELPGTKSSFTKHNKTFHKLFPDIPDSEDLIHAYICALQREVPYHGRLYITDTHACFYSSVLLKETKVVVPVSSIHIVKKQNTALLVPNALSIRTTEGLKYLFVSLRNRESCYQLLCSVCPQVEDASTNSSPLFSSGENSFEKSKLENSSLSSLDDSFDQIDSSESQSVQEQPLQRKASPHSSSSTFSSLHKQQNDSLSSEESSDSGGSFVWNAFEKAKSLLVQREASTLNTLLFIYLILVVLLLLSSGYIGLRIFALEEQLTSLGALPEFTLHSRYHKDT, from the exons TAATTATCCAGTGGAGAGCAGTGGTGGAGGGCTGCCGGCCAAAGCAAAAATAAGCAAGAGCAGCCAGAGCAATGCCAGCATCAAGAAGGTGGAGGCGAGGAAAGCCTTAAGTCTGGAGGCGGCTCAGCTGGAGATCCAGCAGCAGCACAAAGCCCTCACCAGACAAGTAGCAGTCAG GTCCCAAACATTTGATGTTGACagcaaaagctttgaaaaaccGGAGCTGCCTGGCACAAAAAGC agtttCACCAAGCACAACAAGACATTCCACAAGTTGTTTCCTGACATTCCCGACAGCGAAGACTTGATTCACG cATACATCTGTGCGCTGCAGAGGGAAGTGCCGTACCACGGTCGGCTGTACATCACCGACACCCACGCCTGCTTCTATTCCTCTGTTCTGCTCAAGGAAACAAAG GTGGTGGTTCCAGTTTCCTCCATCCACATAGTGAAGAAGCAGAACACGGCTTTGCTGGTCCCCAACGCCCTGTCCATTCGCACCACTGAAGGGCTCAAG TATCTCTTTGTGTCGCTGCGGAACAGAGAGTCGTGTTACCAACTGCTTTGCTCCGTCTGTCCTCAGGTAGAG GACGCCAGCACAAACAGCAGCCCGCTCTTCTCCTCAGGCGAAAACAGCTTTGAAAAGAGCAAACTTGAA AACTCCAGCCTGTCCAGTTTGGATGACAGCTTCGACCAGATAGATAGCTCAGAAAGTCAGTCTGTACAGGAGCAGCCTCTGCAGAGAA AAGCTTCACCTCACAGCAGTAGCTCAACTTTCAGCAGCCTGCACAAGCAGCAAAATGATAGCTTATCCTCAGAGGAGTCCTCCGACTCAG GTGGATCTTTTGTGTGGAATGCGTTTGAAAAAGCAAAGTCTCTGCTGGTTCAGAGAGAGGCCAGCACCCTCAACACCCTCCTCTTTATCTACTTGATTTT GgttgtgctgctgctgttgtcttCAGGCTACATCGGTCTGCGTATTTTTGCTCTGGAGGAACAGCTCACGTCGCTCGGTGCGCTGCCGGAGTTCACCTTACACAGCAG GTATCACAAAGACACGTAA
- the LOC101157526 gene encoding lens fiber membrane intrinsic protein-like, whose translation MLYTLAGGGTLCGVAALVLLIVSTATDFWMQYRYSGSSANQGLWRFCINNKCHAHTITVAFWDATRAFMLLAVLCCFAGVVLGLSAFTNGTKNRRVRTGGIALVLSAFLALLALAIYTGVTVTFFGKRFLDWRFSWSFIIGWVAIILAFAAGVFQLCAYRQNTAEPAPSNVPES comes from the exons ATGCTGTACACTTTAGCAGGAGGAGGCACCCTGTGTGGCGTAGCTGCCCTGGTCCTCCTCATTGTTTCGACAGCAACAGACTTCTGGATGCAGTATCGATACTCTGGCAGCTCAGCCAACCAGGGGCTATGGAGGTTCTGCATCAACAACAAATGCCACGCACACACCATCACCGTGG CCTTCTGGGATGCCACACGGGCCTTCATGCTCCTGGCAGTGCTGTGCTGTTTTGCTGGTGTGGTCCTGGGCCTCAGCGCCTTCACCAACGGGACAAAAAACAGGAGAGTGCGCACAGGCGGCATCGCTCTGGTCCTGTCAG CCTTTCTTGCTCTTCTGGCTTTGGCAATTTACACCGGAGTGACTGTCACGTTCTTTGGAAAGCGCTTCTTGGATTGGCGCTTTTCCTGGTCCTTCATCATCGGCTGGGTTGCCATCATCTTGGCttttgctgcag GTGTGTTCCAGCTCTGTGCCTACCGGCAGAATACTGCAGAACCAGCTCCTTCAAATGTTCCTGAGAGCTGA